The Triticum aestivum cultivar Chinese Spring chromosome 7B, IWGSC CS RefSeq v2.1, whole genome shotgun sequence genome window below encodes:
- the LOC123160086 gene encoding U-box domain-containing protein 6 isoform X2 has protein sequence MENNTDGMFGTPEHNSHPKVHSLMCSELKMMLDKVTSILPSIEAAQPGCKAGIAELCNLYSIVDKGKLIIQNCIECSSLYLAITGEATAMRCERIRNSMRRSLFLIQNMVPSMLADQVADVHNDLRNIKFLVDPAEEEAGKAVLKMLRHSDATEELEMHTFLLACSKLNLTSQKAMLIERRAIKKLLDKINGNDPKKEGILSFFLYLVRKYGKNSKPETGAKNGTVNETTCTNVISSDTGARRKCIPGVNSGTGRYDDQNNLSGLATPPTELCCPISMKLMHDPVIIASGQTCERENIERWFSKGYDTCPRTQVKLENFTITPNTCMQAVIYNWCKEQKLECTYLPEQFHNYSLSSLHDISAPLIADKNFDYMVEHSGSSVALCSASYLSSPVRETDVPKTNFTRFYSNVNCQLYLSFCNFDKEMFLNLFQEHSELPVELQRQAVKDLKTVLNSKNEVWQSMISNGFLEAFLEFLKNDNLRSTLQAQKTGIYFFLTFLCNSRTRILSITEDAVRLIVSLLDSELKLEALLILHELLHHPICRESPLMASLVAPSVVGALDTGDNECLQLALKMICELSSSNDVKSLLISPGIIAKRSTLLSEVSLTEYCLKILRNLCEVKQAADLIIRSEHCIGSISDHLDTGSRSEQDHASVILHTVCSHSTEADHFLVMKEGVIPALVDLSVYGTEGAKASSIKLLQILGGSGVAHAVDAGVESSPNGSICKQPISKSARYISRKLSIFSKPWSRNVL, from the exons ATGGAGAATAATACTGATGGAATGTTTGGTACACCTGAGCATAACTCACATCCTAAG GTTCACAGCTTGATGTGCAGTGAGTTGAAAATGATGTTGGATAAAGTTACTTCTATTCTTCCATCAATAGAAGCGGCTCAACCAGGATGTAAAGCAGGCATAGCGGAACTATGTAATCTGTACAGCATAGTTGACAAAGGGAAACTTATAATCCAGAACTGCATTGAGTGTAGTAGTCTTTATTTG GCTATTACAGGAGAAGCAACAGCAATGCGATGCGAAAGGATTAGAAACTCGATGAGGCGGAGCTTGTTCTTGATTCAGAATATGGTCCCGTCCATGTTGGCTGATCAG GTTGCTGATGTACATAATGATCTCCGAAATATAAAATTCCTTGTTGATCCAGCAGAAGAAGAAGCTGGCAAAGCGGTCTTGAAGATGCTTCGACATTCGGATGCAACCGAAGAACTTGAAATGCATACATTCCTTCTAGCATGTTCAAAGTTAAATCTGACATCACAGAAAGCTATGTTAATCGAAAGACGGGCAATCAAGAAACTACTAGATAAGATCAATGGCAACGATCCCAAAAAGGAAGGTATCCTCAGTTTTTTCCTGTATCTAGTCAGAAAGTACGGAAAGAACAGCAAGCCTGAAACAGGTGCAAAGAATGGAACTGTGAATGAAACTACATGCACAAATGTAATTTCTAGTGACACTGGTGCACGCAGAAAATGCATTCCAGGTGTGAACTCTGGGACTGGGAGATATGATGATCAGAATAATTTGTCAGGACTTGCTACACCACCTACAGAGCTCTGCTGCCCAATATCTATGAAGCTGATGCATGATCCTGtgataatagcctctggacaaactTGTGAAAGAGAAAATATCGAGAGGTGGTTCAGTAAAGGATACGATACTTGTCCTAGGACACAAGTAAAGTTAGAAAACTTTACAATAACTCCAAATACTTGTATGCAGGCTGTTATTTACAACTGGTGCAAAGAACAGAAGCTTGAATGCACTTATTTGCCCGAGCAATTTCATAATTACTCCCTATCAAGTTTGCACGATATCTCGGCGCCCCTGATTGCTGACAAAAACTTTGATTACATGGTTGAGCATAGCGGTTCATCAGTTGCATTATGTAGTGCTAGTTACTTATCATCCCCAGTCAGGGAAACGGATGTGCCAAAGACTAATTTTACCAGGTTTTATTCAAATGTCAATTGCCAGTTGTATCTGTCCTTCTGCAACTTCGATAAGGAAATGTTTCTGAATTTGTTTCAAGAGCACTCAGAGCTCCCGGTGGAACTGCAAAGGCAGGCTGTCAAAGACTTAAAAACTGTCCTGAATAGTAAAAATGAGGTTTGGCAGTCCATGATCTCCAATGGCTTTTTAGAAGCATTCCTTGAATTTCTTAAGAATGACAATCTCAGAAGCACATTACAAGCTCAGAAAACTGGAATTTATTTTTTCCTTACGTTTCTTTGCAATAGCAG GACTAGAATTTTATCTATCACTGAAGATGCAGTGCGGCTGATTGTATCGCTTCTTGATTCTGAGTTAAAGCTGGAAGCTTTGCTGATACTTCATGAACTGCTGCATCATCCAATTTGTCGGGAATCTCCTCTCATGGCCTCGCTTGTGGCTCCTTCTGTGGTTGGAGCTTTGGATACTGGAGACAATGAGTGCTTGCAGCTCGCTCTAAAGATGATCTGCGAACTGTCATCCAGTAATGATGTAAAATCCTTACTGATTTCTCCAGGCATAATTGCCAAGCGGTCTACATTGCTCAGTGAAGTAAGCTTGACCGAGTATTGCTTGAAGATTCTGCGGAACTTATGCGAAGTGAAACAAGCTGCTGATCTTATCATCAGATCAGAGCATTGCATCGGTTCCATTTCAGATCATCTAGACACAGGAAGCCGCAGTGAGCAGGATCATGCATCTGTTATTCTTCATACGGTATGTTCCCACAGCACCGAGGCGGATCATTTTCTTGTGATGAAGGAAGGTGTCATCCCTGCCCTTGTTGATCTGTCGGTTTATGGAACTGAGGGGGCAAAAGCGTCTTCAATCAAGCTGCTTCAAATCTTGGGGGGCTCAGGGGTAGCTCATGCTGTCGATGCTGGAGTAGAGAGCTCACCCAATGGGTCGATCTGCAAACAGCCGATATCCAAATCAGCTCGGTATATCTCAAGAAAGCTCAGCATTTTCTCAAAACCCTGGTCACGAAACGTCCTCTGA
- the LOC123160086 gene encoding U-box domain-containing protein 6 isoform X1 encodes MRRDMDNNFQNVWKMENNTDGMFGTPEHNSHPKVHSLMCSELKMMLDKVTSILPSIEAAQPGCKAGIAELCNLYSIVDKGKLIIQNCIECSSLYLAITGEATAMRCERIRNSMRRSLFLIQNMVPSMLADQVADVHNDLRNIKFLVDPAEEEAGKAVLKMLRHSDATEELEMHTFLLACSKLNLTSQKAMLIERRAIKKLLDKINGNDPKKEGILSFFLYLVRKYGKNSKPETGAKNGTVNETTCTNVISSDTGARRKCIPGVNSGTGRYDDQNNLSGLATPPTELCCPISMKLMHDPVIIASGQTCERENIERWFSKGYDTCPRTQVKLENFTITPNTCMQAVIYNWCKEQKLECTYLPEQFHNYSLSSLHDISAPLIADKNFDYMVEHSGSSVALCSASYLSSPVRETDVPKTNFTRFYSNVNCQLYLSFCNFDKEMFLNLFQEHSELPVELQRQAVKDLKTVLNSKNEVWQSMISNGFLEAFLEFLKNDNLRSTLQAQKTGIYFFLTFLCNSRTRILSITEDAVRLIVSLLDSELKLEALLILHELLHHPICRESPLMASLVAPSVVGALDTGDNECLQLALKMICELSSSNDVKSLLISPGIIAKRSTLLSEVSLTEYCLKILRNLCEVKQAADLIIRSEHCIGSISDHLDTGSRSEQDHASVILHTVCSHSTEADHFLVMKEGVIPALVDLSVYGTEGAKASSIKLLQILGGSGVAHAVDAGVESSPNGSICKQPISKSARYISRKLSIFSKPWSRNVL; translated from the exons ATGCGACGGGACATGGATAATAACTTTCAAAATGTATGGAAG ATGGAGAATAATACTGATGGAATGTTTGGTACACCTGAGCATAACTCACATCCTAAG GTTCACAGCTTGATGTGCAGTGAGTTGAAAATGATGTTGGATAAAGTTACTTCTATTCTTCCATCAATAGAAGCGGCTCAACCAGGATGTAAAGCAGGCATAGCGGAACTATGTAATCTGTACAGCATAGTTGACAAAGGGAAACTTATAATCCAGAACTGCATTGAGTGTAGTAGTCTTTATTTG GCTATTACAGGAGAAGCAACAGCAATGCGATGCGAAAGGATTAGAAACTCGATGAGGCGGAGCTTGTTCTTGATTCAGAATATGGTCCCGTCCATGTTGGCTGATCAG GTTGCTGATGTACATAATGATCTCCGAAATATAAAATTCCTTGTTGATCCAGCAGAAGAAGAAGCTGGCAAAGCGGTCTTGAAGATGCTTCGACATTCGGATGCAACCGAAGAACTTGAAATGCATACATTCCTTCTAGCATGTTCAAAGTTAAATCTGACATCACAGAAAGCTATGTTAATCGAAAGACGGGCAATCAAGAAACTACTAGATAAGATCAATGGCAACGATCCCAAAAAGGAAGGTATCCTCAGTTTTTTCCTGTATCTAGTCAGAAAGTACGGAAAGAACAGCAAGCCTGAAACAGGTGCAAAGAATGGAACTGTGAATGAAACTACATGCACAAATGTAATTTCTAGTGACACTGGTGCACGCAGAAAATGCATTCCAGGTGTGAACTCTGGGACTGGGAGATATGATGATCAGAATAATTTGTCAGGACTTGCTACACCACCTACAGAGCTCTGCTGCCCAATATCTATGAAGCTGATGCATGATCCTGtgataatagcctctggacaaactTGTGAAAGAGAAAATATCGAGAGGTGGTTCAGTAAAGGATACGATACTTGTCCTAGGACACAAGTAAAGTTAGAAAACTTTACAATAACTCCAAATACTTGTATGCAGGCTGTTATTTACAACTGGTGCAAAGAACAGAAGCTTGAATGCACTTATTTGCCCGAGCAATTTCATAATTACTCCCTATCAAGTTTGCACGATATCTCGGCGCCCCTGATTGCTGACAAAAACTTTGATTACATGGTTGAGCATAGCGGTTCATCAGTTGCATTATGTAGTGCTAGTTACTTATCATCCCCAGTCAGGGAAACGGATGTGCCAAAGACTAATTTTACCAGGTTTTATTCAAATGTCAATTGCCAGTTGTATCTGTCCTTCTGCAACTTCGATAAGGAAATGTTTCTGAATTTGTTTCAAGAGCACTCAGAGCTCCCGGTGGAACTGCAAAGGCAGGCTGTCAAAGACTTAAAAACTGTCCTGAATAGTAAAAATGAGGTTTGGCAGTCCATGATCTCCAATGGCTTTTTAGAAGCATTCCTTGAATTTCTTAAGAATGACAATCTCAGAAGCACATTACAAGCTCAGAAAACTGGAATTTATTTTTTCCTTACGTTTCTTTGCAATAGCAG GACTAGAATTTTATCTATCACTGAAGATGCAGTGCGGCTGATTGTATCGCTTCTTGATTCTGAGTTAAAGCTGGAAGCTTTGCTGATACTTCATGAACTGCTGCATCATCCAATTTGTCGGGAATCTCCTCTCATGGCCTCGCTTGTGGCTCCTTCTGTGGTTGGAGCTTTGGATACTGGAGACAATGAGTGCTTGCAGCTCGCTCTAAAGATGATCTGCGAACTGTCATCCAGTAATGATGTAAAATCCTTACTGATTTCTCCAGGCATAATTGCCAAGCGGTCTACATTGCTCAGTGAAGTAAGCTTGACCGAGTATTGCTTGAAGATTCTGCGGAACTTATGCGAAGTGAAACAAGCTGCTGATCTTATCATCAGATCAGAGCATTGCATCGGTTCCATTTCAGATCATCTAGACACAGGAAGCCGCAGTGAGCAGGATCATGCATCTGTTATTCTTCATACGGTATGTTCCCACAGCACCGAGGCGGATCATTTTCTTGTGATGAAGGAAGGTGTCATCCCTGCCCTTGTTGATCTGTCGGTTTATGGAACTGAGGGGGCAAAAGCGTCTTCAATCAAGCTGCTTCAAATCTTGGGGGGCTCAGGGGTAGCTCATGCTGTCGATGCTGGAGTAGAGAGCTCACCCAATGGGTCGATCTGCAAACAGCCGATATCCAAATCAGCTCGGTATATCTCAAGAAAGCTCAGCATTTTCTCAAAACCCTGGTCACGAAACGTCCTCTGA